Proteins encoded by one window of Vigna radiata var. radiata cultivar VC1973A chromosome 5, Vradiata_ver6, whole genome shotgun sequence:
- the LOC106761104 gene encoding uncharacterized protein LOC106761104 isoform X3, with product MPQRFPHCQNRRPVPPQNGKTPQTPTPPLPPPRVINNSSTASPSSWNIAKRRICYKHCVASEVNFQKKYSPLYTSLPRVKQVSKRLICVVAREDLPKQVEESNMKTPKEIFLKEYKMPDYYFDNKRLFTSSTAQHLQPQNLQERQNLIRPFSQSCSCL from the exons ATGCCTCAACGCTTCCCTCACTGCCAAAACCGCCGTCCAGTGCCGCCACAAAATGGAAAAACTCCACAAACGCCAACGCCTCCGCTCCCTCCCCCTCGCGTCATCAACAACTCATCCACCGCTTCACCCTCCTCCTGG AATATAGCAAAAAGAAGAATCTGTTACAAGCATTGCGTTGCTTCGGag GTTAATTTCCAAAAGAAGTATTCCCCATTATATACTTCATTACCA AGGGTCAAGCAAGTAAGTAAGAGGCTAATTTGTGTTGTTGCCAGAGAGGATTTACCAAAGCAAGTTGAAGAATCTAATATGAAGACACCAAAGGAAATATTCTTAAAGGAATATAAAATGCCTGATTACTACTTTGACAAT AAACGTTTGTTTACGAGCTCGACGGCACAGCATCTTCAACCTCAAAATTTGCAAGAACGGCAAAACCTAATTCGACCATTCTCTCAATCATGCTCTTGCTTGTGA
- the LOC106761104 gene encoding uncharacterized protein LOC106761104 isoform X1 yields the protein MPQRFPHCQNRRPVPPQNGKTPQTPTPPLPPPRVINNSSTASPSSWLQFNCGVGYFQNIAKRRICYKHCVASEVNFQKKYSPLYTSLPRVKQVSKRLICVVAREDLPKQVEESNMKTPKEIFLKEYKMPDYYFDNKRLFTSSTAQHLQPQNLQERQNLIRPFSQSCSCL from the exons ATGCCTCAACGCTTCCCTCACTGCCAAAACCGCCGTCCAGTGCCGCCACAAAATGGAAAAACTCCACAAACGCCAACGCCTCCGCTCCCTCCCCCTCGCGTCATCAACAACTCATCCACCGCTTCACCCTCCTCCTGG CTTCAGTTTAATTGCGGTGTTGGTTATTTTCAGAATATAGCAAAAAGAAGAATCTGTTACAAGCATTGCGTTGCTTCGGag GTTAATTTCCAAAAGAAGTATTCCCCATTATATACTTCATTACCA AGGGTCAAGCAAGTAAGTAAGAGGCTAATTTGTGTTGTTGCCAGAGAGGATTTACCAAAGCAAGTTGAAGAATCTAATATGAAGACACCAAAGGAAATATTCTTAAAGGAATATAAAATGCCTGATTACTACTTTGACAAT AAACGTTTGTTTACGAGCTCGACGGCACAGCATCTTCAACCTCAAAATTTGCAAGAACGGCAAAACCTAATTCGACCATTCTCTCAATCATGCTCTTGCTTGTGA
- the LOC106761104 gene encoding uncharacterized protein LOC106761104 isoform X2, producing the protein MPQRFPHCQNRRPVPPQNGKTPQTPTPPLPPPRVINNSSTASPSSWLQFNCGVGYFQNIAKRRICYKHCVASEVNFQKKYSPLYTSLPRVKQVSKRLICVVAREDLPKQVEESNMKTPKEIFLKEYKMPDYYFDNPQPLKAPRKGLGLNQGRVNPPNPQLQFLLCER; encoded by the exons ATGCCTCAACGCTTCCCTCACTGCCAAAACCGCCGTCCAGTGCCGCCACAAAATGGAAAAACTCCACAAACGCCAACGCCTCCGCTCCCTCCCCCTCGCGTCATCAACAACTCATCCACCGCTTCACCCTCCTCCTGG CTTCAGTTTAATTGCGGTGTTGGTTATTTTCAGAATATAGCAAAAAGAAGAATCTGTTACAAGCATTGCGTTGCTTCGGag GTTAATTTCCAAAAGAAGTATTCCCCATTATATACTTCATTACCA AGGGTCAAGCAAGTAAGTAAGAGGCTAATTTGTGTTGTTGCCAGAGAGGATTTACCAAAGCAAGTTGAAGAATCTAATATGAAGACACCAAAGGAAATATTCTTAAAGGAATATAAAATGCCTGATTACTACTTTGACAAT cCCCAACCCCTAAAAGCCCCAAGAAAGGGGTTGGGATTGAATCAGGGCCGGGTCAACCCCCCTAACCCCCAACTTCAGTTTCTTTTGTGCGAACGCTGA
- the LOC106761104 gene encoding uncharacterized protein LOC106761104 isoform X4 translates to MPQRFPHCQNRRPVPPQNGKTPQTPTPPLPPPRVINNSSTASPSSWLQFNCGVGYFQNIAKRRICYKHCVASEVNFQKKYSPLYTSLPRVKQVSKRLICVVAREDLPKQVEESNMKTPKEIFLKEYKMPDYYFDNFLLCER, encoded by the exons ATGCCTCAACGCTTCCCTCACTGCCAAAACCGCCGTCCAGTGCCGCCACAAAATGGAAAAACTCCACAAACGCCAACGCCTCCGCTCCCTCCCCCTCGCGTCATCAACAACTCATCCACCGCTTCACCCTCCTCCTGG CTTCAGTTTAATTGCGGTGTTGGTTATTTTCAGAATATAGCAAAAAGAAGAATCTGTTACAAGCATTGCGTTGCTTCGGag GTTAATTTCCAAAAGAAGTATTCCCCATTATATACTTCATTACCA AGGGTCAAGCAAGTAAGTAAGAGGCTAATTTGTGTTGTTGCCAGAGAGGATTTACCAAAGCAAGTTGAAGAATCTAATATGAAGACACCAAAGGAAATATTCTTAAAGGAATATAAAATGCCTGATTACTACTTTGACAAT TTTCTTTTGTGCGAACGCTGA
- the LOC106761104 gene encoding uncharacterized protein LOC106761104 isoform X5, giving the protein MPQRFPHCQNRRPVPPQNGKTPQTPTPPLPPPRVINNSSTASPSSWLQFNCGVGYFQNIAKRRICYKHCVASEVNFQKKYSPLYTSLPRVKQVSKRLICVVAREDLPKQVEESNMKTPKEIFLKEYKMPDYYFDNLL; this is encoded by the exons ATGCCTCAACGCTTCCCTCACTGCCAAAACCGCCGTCCAGTGCCGCCACAAAATGGAAAAACTCCACAAACGCCAACGCCTCCGCTCCCTCCCCCTCGCGTCATCAACAACTCATCCACCGCTTCACCCTCCTCCTGG CTTCAGTTTAATTGCGGTGTTGGTTATTTTCAGAATATAGCAAAAAGAAGAATCTGTTACAAGCATTGCGTTGCTTCGGag GTTAATTTCCAAAAGAAGTATTCCCCATTATATACTTCATTACCA AGGGTCAAGCAAGTAAGTAAGAGGCTAATTTGTGTTGTTGCCAGAGAGGATTTACCAAAGCAAGTTGAAGAATCTAATATGAAGACACCAAAGGAAATATTCTTAAAGGAATATAAAATGCCTGATTACTACTTTGACAAT TTGCTTTGA